cacttgggggctaaatccttgtgataacgtgctcctttctcatttcttatatgtatcactactttaaagaaatcacccccgatgaggtgtgtgcgatcgctttaacgtaggggggcatacatcccgttcatatcttttcaagatacttgaaaatttcttgacaaatttaagctttgccttgaaaatttttgatatctttcttgcatgactcatagtgagggaaccttactactgatagtcatggttctccctcgtgatcttcccttttactttgtcaatcgaagtcgtaagatccttagtccactgggggcttggtgtatcttgcctccttgacgtggtgaaagtctctcaatgttgtttccttgtactttaccggaagtatgagcgtacgcttatactcccgctaaagtgggggctaaatgtagcatcctaaaattgtgacacttgcaatttcgactacatttgggtcttcacgatggcggcgcaatgttgaacttgaatggagaccccgaaacctgcttgtgacatcaaaaactgcatttttctgcaccttggcatgatccctccttgcaccctactatcctgggaggtgggaccatggcgcccagcgccctggtccttcaggactagggcgcccagtgccctggtcccccaggaccatggcgcccaacgccctggtccttggccctattttgggcctggtctccttttgggcatcgggttttgaagtttgcaaattggaaaatattgtttctaggtcggcctaaggtcgagaaaatcagtctctcaaccctaattgacaagtatataaactacttttcctctcctagaaagggaggaaggaaataagcaagagcaagaggtgaaagcgatattcaaacattcaaacattcaagcattcaagtatttcttcaagcaattgagcattctaagtctccattcaaggctaggtgttgcattcaagacaaggattcaaccattgaagaggagatcacttacaacacataacacataacatacattacaccttcgcatgtaagaatacaaacattcttacaacaaggtatcagtacttgtttacattacaaacatttacatttacaacattctcatttcttggttaattccaaaaccgcggtttgacctaaagacaaacccctaatctctaaccccccaatcgtcctctcttttctgtgtgtaggttgcaggtacgcggctataattgaagatctagaatccttgtgcagagacggacaggtcccccttcgtttcgcagattttttggaggaccgtgtgcacgccgggcgtcatcgtcccgtcaactttcgctcaaacttgcagaacaacaccatctcgacattttactactaattctaggtccacagcttcatcccatatccctatctctgtttacaagcgaatctttcttgcttctacatacattcctagttcaatcattctatctatattctttaccaaagagggtatccttgatgtcttaacccttgaaactcatttagaatccaatcctgcattgtgtgggattggatcttgtgggtttcaacccctcttttgaatgtaaagtccctcctaagtgaaaaccatcaaccctagtgacctcccttctctctccttggagtttgggaggggagaacaactagggttcgatttttttccgctttacagatatcttgatgaaagttttcaatgcaaacctttgtaatttaccatgagtatgcttagtctcatactcctgctaaagtgggggataaattcaACATAGTGTCCTgaattgtactcacctacaattttttcctcacttaGGGCTCACTTTGATGTTCCATCTTCTAAGGCCTAATTGTAatattgattctactcacaccacccaTCTACTTCACATTTTCATCCATTTTCCAATTTAGCCCCTAGTTTGGAGTCCTAATTTCCAGGACCAGTATGTACCACACCTTGGTCCTAAATCAAGAGCAAGGAGTATACACCATAGGCCTCTTAAATTGGCCCCAAACTAGCCCCCTCTAACAATCATCTTTGGTGATCGGGAAAGCCTCATGTCGGCCTATTGTGGAAATTCTATCATATTTTTgacaagaaagtataaaaggagatctacccctctcattttaacccTAATTAAATTCCTAATAAATTCAAGAAAGAAAAATTGAGATCTTAAATTCAACTGATCAAGCAATTAGtctttcatcaagcattagagcataagtgaagtcaagattctagcattggagatgacattcatgattCATGTTTTATAAAGACAACCTACATGAAACCCCAATTCCTTTGTGAAAACAAATAAAACTTCattgaggtatatcattagtgtttcaagaattctcagcctttccctcaaaaggaaactaTTTTACTacagtctttcatttatatttatcaaTTCAATCTCATAGTTAATTCCAAAGgttttgacctaaggcaaatccctattccaAAACATATTTCCCCCTTTTCTCTTTGTGTAGGAGTAGGTATAGAGTTGTAATCAGGAGAATCGACAAAATTCACAAAGACAAACAAGTTTAGCTTTCGACGACAAGAAATTGAGAGGACCATGGCAAATCGATACTACctggtcttgaaaaaatcaacttgACCTTTTGGGAACAGATCCATTTTTTTTTTCTCAGACCCAGGTTGGTGGCTTCGTACAACatttgtagcttactatttctatcggattgcttcaatagttcactattttgccctaatcttcaacaaatcaattcaattcaattttaaaAGGAGAAAGCCTTATCAAAAGGAACCATGGATCTTATCATAATCTTAATctttcaaggctagatctattagattcctctcccccccaatgtaatggttaattagtttatttagtggttttattatcttaatttaactaccctaattttttaccattacaaTGTTTATGCATCGATTTGttagtttattgtatttaaatacaCACTTGAGCTaaaaaaacaagcaaaaatatTTTACTATCTTTTTCAATTACAAGATAATCATACTAAGAACACTTCACTTTATGGTACTAAAAAGAACCTGATTCTACATGTtgtcttcaatctttcccataattgTAAAGTAGGTCTAATTGGGAGAGTTGACACATGAAAACACAACCCTTACAATCTAGTGATTTCTCCAAGGTGTTCATAATTAGTGCTAATACTTAATCATTAACAATAAGAAAAGATTTCAATGAATCAAATAAAAAACTCTATGTTGTGCCATATTATAATCATGCATCAACAATCATATTCTTATGATACAAATTTGATTCATAGATGCAAAATCAACCTACAAGACTTACAAGCTTGAAAACAAAAAATGACATGACAACTAGGATATATCAAGATCGCCTATTTTCCTATATCCAACAACTAAGTTCTACAAACTTTTATCTTCATTATTGTTCTATAAACTGAGTATCTAACCCCTTTGCATTTAACTTTCTAAACTAACATTGATTCACATGCTTTATCATTCCTATCATAAAAGAAGAATCAACAACTTtggttttcaaaaagattcttttgTGAGCCCCTCCTACCCCTCTCTCCTCCTACCCATTACCTCAATAAACTTAAACTACATGAAGAAATACAAACAAAGAGCAAATTTTTTAATGCCCTAAATCCCACTAACAAGTCCTTCTAAGTAAACCAATTCTTCTACTTACCACAGTAATTTAAATTAGTACATATCCCACTTATGTACTTTTATATAATTATCCTAGATTAAGTTTTAGGAAACTGTATTGTCTTTATAGGTTAGTGTATTTTTCATTCAAAAGAATTAATAATGTTCAAAAGTAAACAATTTGATTATTATTTGTAACTTTGGATACTTTGAATAAAGCAATTAATCTGACTTATTATTGAAACACAATGAAAAACATCACATGCCTCTCACGTAATTAGGTGGCATCCAACTCCTCTATGATGATGTTAGGTATATCTAATCTTTTAAAGATGAAACCCACTTTTAGTTGTCTTACCTAGAGCCAATCATGAGATCTGTAAAAGATCATAACCCATTATTCATTATTCTTGGGGGTACAACACTGATAATTAGACATGGAAAAAGAGCAGACAATAATGTCTGAAATATTATCATATTGCTAAAAGATGATTATGACTCATGACCCTCTTGCAAAGTACAGTGCCCAATAAACCAGTGGGGAGTACAATGATTATAACTTTGAAAACTTGTGCATAACTACGAGTCAAAATGCATACTCATATTGCCTTCAAATCTTTAGTAATCACATTACAGAACTGTTTGATCAATATGAAAGTCCTAGAGCAGATGGGCATATAGAAGTTCATTCCAGGTGTCTGGAACACCTGGTAAACACCAATGACTACAATCTGCAAACCTATCTGGATCCTTCCTCTGCTCTCCATTGAGGTTGCCAGTGTACACTGAAGAATGCCCATCCTTTCTGAACTGAGACAGCCTTGTAATGTCCAAATAAGCCACAGGAAATCTGGTCCTCTTAAGAACTTGCTTGATTATGGAGACTTGAGATGGCAATGGAGGCCTATATCCTcttatcttcactggttctctttCATTGTAGCACTTGTGCCCATTTGCTTCATTCCAGTCATTGGGGCTGCAATTCAACTCAGATTACTTTAACAATAATAAATTATTGAtattaaattcattaattttccACATTCCACAGTGCTTGAGATTTTTGGattcaatgtttcggatcacatttTCTGATCTATCATCAGGATTTTACTACTTCAGGTGTTCTTTACTGCTCTTCATCAGATCTATCATCAGGATTTTACTACTTCAGCTGTTCTTTACTGCTCTTTATcatctgatgatggatcatagagtttgaTCGGAAACATTCATGTAAAAATAATTATACACAGTTGAATCCAAAAATCTCAATCAACAAATTATTAATATGTTTACGTCTCTTTTCAATGTCCATCTAAAATCATAAATTGACATAACTAGCTACCAAATCTTATGATGTTAGTGTTGTGTACATAGGCTAAAGATAAAAGGTCATATCTAACTTTGTTATCAACATACCTGAAAAAGTAGTTGGGCTTTTCTTAATTGAATGATTTAATGgttaaaagtaaataaataatatagtTAATACAGTGATAAACTCTCTTAAGTACAAGCATCAGCAGATTATGTGTTCAAGCTTATCTTTTTATCTGTCAAATAGTTCAATGTGTTTAATGCTTAAGTaaaatgaacaaatttttagtTAAAGATACATGATTTCTACAGTCATAATGTTAGCATTTATGAAACTTTTTTCTTTATTGAACAAGCTTTATCTTCCCAATCATATTACTCTTTAAGGACAGACATCGCTGATAAAATAATTTGTCTGCCCAGATATATTAATGTGGTTTTTCTATTAGttttgtctattttattttatCACAATATAAATTCAATGATATTCAATTTTGCATTGTTCTGTCATAACTAACCTGTAATGTTTAGGGGACATGCCACGAAAGAATACTCTAGATCTTCTAGAGTCTATGTTTGTGGATATCCAGTTTGCCCACGTAGTCATTCCCTTTCGGTAAGCCAGCATTGGGTCCATGTCTCTGTACATTCTTCTGCCCTCCATTATTATGTCCCATCTGTTCAGCCATATGACAGAAGTTTTTATTATGAATAAATCAGAAGCCCATACAAACAAAACTTTGGGGTATAAAAGTATAATGATAATGAGTCAATCTTAAGATTCCTACGATTTTTCACTGCCAGTATGAGTCCACCAGTGGGCAGATTCAAAGATTAGAATATCAACCCCCCTCCAGTAAACTCCTTTGTTTACAATGGCATCCAGATTAAGAATTCCTTTTCCCTGATGATTGATCTGTAGATCAACCAAAAAGGGAGCCCAGAAAAACTCTATAGAAGCCTTATAATCCTGCAAGAGAAGCTTGTGTGAGTAATGACTAGAAACTGCAATGCACATCAACAAAACAATTAATGTATTACTGagtaataaagaaaaatatttttttattgaaataagATGGAGTTATATCACAAAATGTTATAGAGCATTATAAAATGCATCAATAGCTTGCATATGTTAGGCAGGGATAGATTGAATCTAAATGGAACACATTAATCAGGCATTAAGATCACTAAACAAGTATTACATTCATGATTGAACTTACAAAATATggtttgaaatgaaatgaaagattttaatgaagACAAGCAAACAGTATTCAACTAAACATTCTtaatttattttcagatttttttcgATGTTAAATTTTCTACTATTAATTTTGATTAGGAGGCTGGGTGTTTGATTAATACTATCTTCCTCAAATAACTGGTACATATTGTCAACCTTCAAACTATTTTCATACTGCTTGCAGATATCCTCATAAGCCCATTATATTTAATTGACATATTTCAAGGTAAGGGTAGCCAACTTACTTAAAGAATGGTGTATTAGGCTTTAAAAACTATTGTGTGAAATCTAATCTATCTAAAGGAAAAGCAAATTTTAGAAAGAGCTCATTCTATTAATGTTTTTTTTCTCACAAACAAAATAGCAGAAACCAAGCAGATTACCAGGGCTTTGAAAGTGGTAAGAGGAGATCCATAAGCCATATATTTCTTCTTGTTTGGAATAACTGCATTAAGGAGGCAGACCATGGATTCCCACTGGTTTCTGCTTGTGGAGTCTCCAACAAACATTAATCTCTTTCCCCTCAGCCTCTCCagcaaatgaaaggcattgaatcTGACAATACAAATCACATTCATTAGACTTTAAACATCTTCAATACCATATTAGTAATTACCAGTGGTCATTATAGTTTCTAGAGCTGAAAATAGAACATTCAAGGCGctagaaaaatgaaaaaagagatgaACCCATTAATCTTTCTTCTCATTACCTTGAAATGGTACAGCTATGTGGCTTCCATCTCCATTTCTCATAGTCAGAATCTGGTCTCCCATTAAGTCTACAGTTTGCTTGACCACCAATATAAGGGCATTTGAGAGCAGAATACAGAGGATAAGAGGTATCATGTACCCAACTTCCTTTAAATATATTGCATTGCCTTGCAGCCTTTGTATCATCCCACCTTTCATTTTCCAGCAGCCTTGACTGATTTAGCATGACTTTGTCTCCATCTATTTTCCTACCATGAATGCCACCATAGTCCACATAATTGCTTCTAGAAACATTCAGAGATACTCCATTGCCTTCAGTATTTCCATTGCTTGAATGTACTTCAAAATCCTCAGTCTCCTTTGAGATAACAAAGGAATTGTTATCTCCAAGGAAGCAGAAGAACAAGCTTAAAATCTCACAAAACTTGACTACTGGTCTCTTTCTGCCATGGAACTCCATTAATGGTGTAATCTGAAAACTTCACTTCAATGTGGATTTCACTGAATGCAATGGCCAGTTTAAGTAGATTCAGAAAACCACTATTGGAAGCAAGAATTAGCTGTGACAGTGTTACTCGATTGGCAGCCATAATGAATATTTTATTCAGATCACAAGTACTAGCTTAGGACTATGATCACAAAAATATTTGTCCGGTTGATATGTCCTATGTGACAGTAGAAAGTTGCAGACACATGCGAAATTCGAAAACAAGAAAAGCAGTGGGCCTAAAAAGAAGATAAAGGACCTTTTAGTGTCAGAGTTTATTACCAGAAATCATTTTTTTATTGGATTCAGAATAAGATATTTATCAGAAATCATGATTCATCTTTGGCATCTTGTGTTAGTGTAAGCAACATTAGGATCCATGATTTTTGGGATGGGTAACCCAAGGAGGATGTGGGAATATCATGCTTGAATCAAGCAAGAAATGACTGGTTTATAATGATTGAGCTTGTGGGAGTTTTCATGGCTGTATGGAGCGCATGAGACAACATTTCTCTAGTGGAGCTTTATTCAAGTGTTTTGTTTCATTTAATGAAGACTTCTCAACTCCCGGGAGAGGTGCCTTTTGAAGAATCGGATTTAAACTCCATTGGAAACAACTAACCTGTTTTACTAGGGTTATTCTGAATAATTCAAATTGTTTGTActgtttttttatttattaataattatgatACTTTAAATAACAATTTATATTTTATACATTTTCCAAAAAAGTTGTGGCAAAAGCTAAGTCATTAGCAAGAAGGGGTTATTAGCAAGCTATGGGTTGTCAAGAATAGGCTCTTAATTAGTAATCACATCCACTTCTTTTTTTAAGCAGGATGTCAAGTTTATGAATAAGGGAATGGCCAAAGCGAGAACATATAGCTTTTGAAAGTCTAGCCATTGAAAAGATCTATGATCATGAGGTTTAGAAGAGGTTAAAGGTGAAAGACCAACCACAAGCAGTTCAATTTTTGGTTCTTCTTGAAAGGGTTTGGAAAATATGAGGTTAAGAGTCATGTCTAGCACAAAATTTTTGACTACATCCATGTCAAAATCCATTGGGATAGGAATGACtcttaggcatgtataaaaaggtGAGAACAAAAAAGCACTCAGAACCACTTTCTAGTCCCTCTAAGAAATAATGCAAGTGTGTTATAACTTGCTCGCATTATAATACATTCATTTTATGGCTTAGAAATGACCAAGCCTAGTTAAGACCAAACATAAGAAATTCAATTCTTGGTTCTTCTTAGAGGAGTTTGGGAAGTATGAGACTAAGAGTCATGTTCATCACAAGGATTTTGACTACATCCATGTCAATATCCATGGGGAGAGGATTGACTCTTAGGCATGTGCAAAAAGATGGGGAACAAAAAAGTGGTCACAATCATTTTCTAGTCCATCTAAGACATAAAACAAGTGTGTTATAGCATGGTCACATTATAATATGTTTTCATTATGGCTTAATAGTGGCTGAGCCTAGGTTGGTCATTATAGAGCCATAACGCAAGCATGTTATATTCGTGACAAACATAAAAAGCCAAAGAGGCTAAGCTCATTTGAACTCAACCTCTTATCTCTACAACAAGAAAAGGCAAGCAATGAATAAAATATATGCATTTTGGAGTTGATTGAACCAACATCAAAATGCTATCATGACGACCGTGAGGTTGAGAAGATAGGTTTCTCTATTTTTAAAGTGCAAAAAATGAAAAGGATACCAATTTAGCAATTGTTTTGAttcaacattttttaatttttaagaatTGACAATCCTTCACCAATTGATGAAAACCTTGGTGAAGATCATGGACAACCAAACCCTTaacaaaatcctccaatttctCAACATCCTCCTCAAATGCAAGAGAACTTAATAAGTAAAATGGAAAACAATAAAAAGGAACTCCAAACATTGATCAACGGGTTGAAAAATTCAAATTTAGCAAGTTATCATCAAACAACCCTCATCACCTCATTGGAATCTATCATCTCTCATATAGATTCTATGGGTGATCAAATTAACATGTGGTCCAATAAGAGGGAGGAAGCATGAAAATTGTATTCCTCAAAATTGTCATACCAACATGGGTTCAAGAGAAATGGGAAagtttggaaaattttggaggagGGTGGTGTGACCCCATATTTGGAAAAACTTCAAGGTCAGGACCCCCACCCTACTAAAGCTTTCATGAAAGGTTGGAAGGGATGCACCTATTGGAAGGTATGTGCCTTTCGTCCCCTTGGTTGTTCAGTGTCGCCCTTGGGGATTTCCGACATGGCTTAACCATCTCTCACAATTTGTTTATCTTTGGTGTTTGTATCAGGTGTTAATAGGTTAATCTTTTGGTATAATGAAAAATTTTGgttaacaaatggtatcagagctcaagtcACACCTGTTTGAAGTCATCGTGCACTAGGGGGGATTGTTGGAAGGTGTGTACCCTTCATCCCCTTGGTTGTTCAATGCCACCCTCATGGATTCacaacatggcttaactgcctcccatGGTTTGTTTATCTCTAGTGCTTGTATCGAGtgttaacaggttgatcttttggcacAACGACAAAACTTGGCTAACAACATCCTATCAGCATATGGGAAGGAGTTGGTCATTATGAAAGATATGATTTCAAAAACTATAGGGCTCTCAACTCATGGGAGAAAGATTTTTCGAGATAGGAAACCTTTTGAAGAAGGAATATAATAGTTTTTAAAAGAGAAGGAGAAATACAAACTAGTCAAGAAGATGTCTAGTGACTATGATAGGTTGTTAATCAAACCTATCTAGGCAACAACTATTGAGGTAATAATGTGTTGTTTCACTCTTTATGGGAGGTTTAAAACTATTTTTGGGTTTCATTTCACTTTATTGAATCATTTTCGCCACAAGTAGCTTGTTTCCTTTCCTTTCTTTCTCCTTGCTCTCTGAAATTTGGTTTGAAGGagcataaaaaaatgaaaatttcctTGCTTTGCATGAAGGACTCATCCCTTTAATTATGGAATATATGAAATCTTTGTCTTCACCAACTACTTCTAAGGCTCCCAGGGTCCACATAAAGTATTCCCATGTTCTTACACACTACCCAAAT
The nucleotide sequence above comes from Cryptomeria japonica chromosome 11, Sugi_1.0, whole genome shotgun sequence. Encoded proteins:
- the LOC131038191 gene encoding protein trichome birefringence-like 36, producing the protein MEFHGRKRPVVKFCEILSLFFCFLGDNNSFVISKETEDFEVHSSNGNTEGNGVSLNVSRSNYVDYGGIHGRKIDGDKVMLNQSRLLENERWDDTKAARQCNIFKGSWVHDTSYPLYSALKCPYIGGQANCRLNGRPDSDYEKWRWKPHSCTISRFNAFHLLERLRGKRLMFVGDSTSRNQWESMVCLLNAVIPNKKKYMAYGSPLTTFKALDYKASIEFFWAPFLVDLQINHQGKGILNLDAIVNKGVYWRGVDILIFESAHWWTHTGSEKSWDIIMEGRRMYRDMDPMLAYRKGMTTWANWISTNIDSRRSRVFFRGMSPKHYSPNDWNEANGHKCYNEREPVKIRGYRPPLPSQVSIIKQVLKRTRFPVAYLDITRLSQFRKDGHSSVYTGNLNGEQRKDPDRFADCSHWCLPGVPDTWNELLYAHLL